In the Myxocyprinus asiaticus isolate MX2 ecotype Aquarium Trade unplaced genomic scaffold, UBuf_Myxa_2 HiC_scaffold_91, whole genome shotgun sequence genome, one interval contains:
- the LOC127439546 gene encoding uncharacterized protein LOC127439546: MTLSLSPSHLPAVEAPSNSPAQVARGPEIGSREKPILPPAISPEGDHLWALGWSRWKVRSKTFPTSPATRSWVVPSRIQRLWTARRPTDVSPGPDTAQTPGWSRSNRPSESFQTSQPPPPYSVVARSGGRSSLQVDVTDYVWGSTSRTGPTPDPVTGSSDAARRDPSIEPWTVSVVLRVSEIRALDYTLSGKRLFRRPYLRNGEAPGHQIRGPYTSRRALSNDTGPDPLAPRGPEIAFCTFEPLAPEPEVPPGRDRPHSKGTPETFPTSPASSL, translated from the coding sequence atgacactgtcaCTGTCCCCGTCACACTTACCTGCTGTTGAAGCACCTTCGAACTCTCCAGCCCAGGTGGCCCGTGGTCCGGAGATAGGATCCCGTGAAAAACCGATTCTTCCGCCGGCCATATCTCCCGAAGGGGACCACCTATGGGCTCTGGGTTGGTCTCGTTGGAAAGTCCGCAGCAAGACCTTTCCAACGAGCCCGGCCACACGTTCCTGGGTGGTTCCTTCCCGGATACAGCGGCTCTGGACCGCCCGACGTCCCACGGACGTTTCTCCCGGACCGGACACAGCACAGACTCCGGGTTGGTCGCGTTCGAACCGGCCTTCTGAGTCCTTTCAGACGAGCCAACCCCCACCTCCCTACTCCGTTGTCGCGCGGAGCGGCGGCCGCTCCAGCCTTCAGGTGGACGTGACGGATTACGTTTGGGGCTCTACCTCCCGAACCGGACCGACCCCGGACCCCGTTACAGGCTCATCCGACGCGGCTCGAAGGGACCCTTCGATTGAGCCCTGGACCGTCTCTGTAGTCCTCCGGGTCTCAGAGATACGGGCCTTGGATTACACCCTCTCCGGAAAACGACTCTTTCGACGGCCGTATCTCCGGAACGGAGAGGCCCCGGGACACCAAATTCGGGGCCCTTACACATCTCGACGAGCCCTTTCCAACGACACCGGCCCCGACCCTCTAGCCCCTCGGGGGCCCGAGATAGCATTTTGCACATTTGAGCCTCTAGCTCCAGAACCGGAAGTGCCACCGGGTAGAGACCGGCCTCATTCGAAAGGCACGcccgagacctttccaacgagccCGGCCTCGTCTCTCTAG